The Serratia rhizosphaerae genome has a segment encoding these proteins:
- the mutL gene encoding DNA mismatch repair endonuclease MutL: MSIQVLPPQLANQIAAGEVVERPASVVKELVENSLDAGATRIDIEIERGGAKLIRIRDNGCGIGKEELALALARHATSKITTLDDLEAIVSLGFRGEALASISSVSRLTLTSRTAQQQEAWQAYAEGREQAVTVKPAAHPVGSTLEVLDLFYNTPARRKFMRTEKTEFGHIDEVVRRIALARFDVAITLSHNGKLMRQYRAAKEESQHERRLASICGPAFLQHALAVSWQHGDLTIRGWVADPAGARSLGDMQYCYVNSRMMRDRLINHAIRQAYQDQLQDEQQPAYVLYLDVDPHQVDVNVHPAKHEVRFHQARLVHDFIYQAVTTVLQQVGQAPLPLAEEAEQQEPAPAWQPENRVAAGGNHFSQPAPESTARRETAPSAPASERGSQGYHGGSGYQKREGELYGRLMQATPEPAPAAAKEKPPLFPSAKTTQAPQEPALAGSQHGFGRVLMVYPPCYALMEQQQHLSLLNLPVAERWLRQAQLTPPEEGLRPQPLLIPVKLTLEKAEVAACTAHQALLVKMGMELQVDHGRVTLRAVPLPLRQQNLQKLIPELLGYLADHKAMSPEVLATWFARHLGSEHEQWNASQAIQLLTDVERLCPLLVKAPPSGLLQPVDLQAALAALTHD; the protein is encoded by the coding sequence ATGTCAATCCAGGTGTTACCGCCACAGCTTGCCAACCAGATCGCCGCCGGAGAAGTGGTTGAGCGGCCTGCGTCGGTCGTGAAGGAGCTGGTGGAGAACAGTCTGGATGCCGGGGCCACGCGCATTGATATTGAGATTGAACGCGGCGGCGCCAAGCTGATCCGTATTCGCGATAACGGCTGCGGTATTGGTAAGGAAGAGCTGGCGCTGGCGCTGGCGCGGCACGCCACCAGTAAAATCACCACCCTCGACGATCTGGAAGCGATCGTTAGCCTGGGCTTTCGCGGCGAAGCGCTGGCCAGTATCAGCTCGGTATCGCGCCTGACGCTGACTTCGCGCACTGCCCAGCAGCAGGAAGCCTGGCAGGCTTATGCCGAAGGGCGCGAGCAGGCGGTGACGGTCAAGCCGGCGGCGCATCCGGTAGGCAGCACGCTGGAGGTGTTGGATCTGTTTTACAATACGCCGGCGCGGCGTAAATTCATGCGCACCGAAAAAACCGAATTCGGCCATATCGACGAAGTGGTGCGACGCATTGCGCTGGCGCGTTTCGATGTGGCAATCACGCTCAGCCACAATGGCAAGCTGATGCGTCAGTATCGTGCGGCGAAAGAAGAGAGCCAGCATGAACGCCGTCTTGCCAGCATCTGCGGCCCGGCGTTTTTACAGCATGCGCTGGCGGTTTCCTGGCAGCACGGCGATTTAACCATCCGCGGCTGGGTGGCGGACCCTGCAGGCGCGCGATCGCTTGGCGATATGCAGTACTGCTATGTCAACAGCCGGATGATGCGCGACCGGCTGATCAACCACGCGATCCGCCAGGCGTATCAGGACCAGCTGCAGGATGAGCAGCAGCCGGCATACGTGCTGTATCTGGACGTCGATCCGCATCAGGTGGACGTCAACGTGCACCCCGCCAAGCATGAGGTGCGTTTTCATCAGGCACGTCTGGTGCATGACTTTATCTACCAGGCGGTGACTACGGTGCTGCAGCAGGTGGGGCAGGCGCCGTTGCCGCTGGCGGAAGAAGCGGAACAGCAGGAGCCCGCGCCGGCCTGGCAGCCGGAAAACCGCGTCGCTGCCGGCGGCAATCATTTTTCTCAGCCGGCGCCGGAGAGCACGGCACGGCGTGAAACGGCGCCTTCCGCACCGGCGAGCGAGCGGGGGTCGCAGGGCTATCACGGCGGCTCCGGCTACCAGAAGCGCGAAGGCGAGCTGTATGGGCGCCTGATGCAGGCGACGCCTGAACCGGCGCCGGCCGCTGCCAAAGAGAAACCGCCGCTGTTCCCGTCGGCGAAAACGACACAGGCACCGCAGGAGCCGGCGTTGGCCGGCAGCCAGCATGGTTTCGGCCGGGTATTGATGGTGTACCCGCCGTGCTACGCGCTGATGGAGCAGCAACAGCATCTGTCGTTGCTGAACCTGCCGGTGGCCGAGCGCTGGCTGCGCCAGGCGCAGCTGACGCCGCCGGAAGAGGGGCTGCGCCCGCAGCCGCTGCTGATCCCGGTAAAACTGACGCTGGAAAAAGCGGAGGTTGCCGCCTGCACGGCGCATCAGGCGCTGCTGGTGAAAATGGGGATGGAGCTGCAGGTCGATCACGGGCGTGTGACGTTGCGCGCAGTGCCTTTACCGTTACGCCAACAAAATTTACAAAAGTTGATTCCGGAACTGTTAGGCTATCTGGCCGACCATAAAGCGATGTCGCCTGAGGTGCTGGCCACCTGGTTTGCCCGCCATCTTGGCAGTGAACATGAACAGTGGAACGCCTCGCAAGCGATACAATTACTGACCGACGTTGAACGACTTTGCCCGCTGCTGGTCAAAGCGCCACCGAGCGGTCTCTTACAACCTGTTGATTTACAGGCTGCACTGGCAGCCCTTACACATGACTGA
- the hfq gene encoding RNA chaperone Hfq, whose translation MAKGQSLQDPFLNALRRERVPVSIYLVNGIKLQGQIESFDQFVILLKNTVSQMVYKHAISTVVPSRPVSHHSNNPSGGSNNYHHGNNPSAQQQPQQESDDAE comes from the coding sequence ATGGCTAAGGGGCAATCTTTGCAAGATCCGTTCCTGAACGCATTGCGTCGTGAACGTGTTCCGGTTTCTATTTATTTGGTGAATGGTATTAAGCTGCAAGGCCAGATTGAGTCTTTTGACCAGTTTGTCATTCTGTTGAAAAACACAGTAAGCCAGATGGTGTATAAGCACGCTATTTCTACCGTTGTCCCATCGCGCCCGGTTTCGCATCACAGCAACAATCCGAGCGGCGGCAGCAATAACTATCACCATGGTAATAATCCGTCTGCGCAGCAACAGCCGCAGCAGGAAAGCGATGACGCTGAATAA
- the nsrR gene encoding nitric oxide-sensing transcriptional repressor NsrR, which yields MQLTSFTDYGLRALIYLASLPKDKMTSISEVTEVYGVSRNHMVKIINQLSRIGLVTAVRGKNGGIRLGKPAETIRLGDVVRALEPLALVNCSSDFCHITPACRLKQVLQQGVQNFLEELDNYTLADMVEDNPPLYKLLLVE from the coding sequence GTGCAGTTAACAAGTTTTACTGATTATGGCCTGCGGGCGCTGATTTATCTGGCATCGCTCCCGAAGGATAAAATGACCAGCATTTCGGAAGTGACCGAGGTGTATGGCGTATCCCGCAACCATATGGTGAAAATAATCAACCAGTTGAGCCGTATTGGCCTGGTCACGGCCGTACGCGGTAAAAATGGCGGCATCCGGTTGGGCAAACCGGCTGAAACCATCCGTCTTGGCGACGTGGTGCGGGCGCTGGAACCGCTCGCCCTGGTTAACTGCAGCAGCGATTTTTGCCACATCACCCCGGCCTGCCGACTGAAGCAGGTACTGCAACAAGGGGTACAGAATTTCCTTGAAGAGTTGGATAACTACACTTTGGCCGATATGGTTGAAGATAATCCGCCGCTCTACAAGCTATTGCTTGTCGAATAA
- a CDS encoding DUF2065 domain-containing protein: MNVTIWLALGLVLVLEGLGPMLFPRAWRKMILTISQLPDATLRRFGGGIVVAGIVIYYMLSTRLGG; this comes from the coding sequence ATGAATGTAACAATTTGGCTAGCGTTAGGTTTGGTGCTGGTGTTGGAAGGTCTGGGACCGATGCTGTTTCCGCGCGCCTGGCGTAAAATGATCCTGACGATCTCGCAATTGCCGGACGCCACGCTGCGTCGTTTCGGTGGTGGAATAGTGGTTGCCGGCATCGTGATCTACTATATGTTGAGCACGCGCCTTGGTGGCTGA
- the hflK gene encoding FtsH protease activity modulator HflK, which yields MAWNQPGNNGQDRDPWGSSNNNGGNSGGNKGGRDQGPPDLDDIFRKLSKKLSGLGGGKGSNGNSGGSGAGFSGRIIGIAAVAVVVIWAASGFYTIKEAERGVVTRFGKFSHLVQPGLNWKPTFIDEVRPVNVESVRELAASGVMLTSDENVVRVEMNVQYRVTDPEAYLFSVVNADDSLSQATDSALRGVIGKYSMDRILTEGRTVVRNDTQRMLEETVRPYKMGITLLDVNFQAARPPEEVKASFDDAIAARENEQQYIREAEAYANEVQPRANGQAQRLLEDAKAYKDRTVLEAQGEVARFAKLLPEYKSAPEITRERLYIETMEKVLSHTRKVLVNDKGNNLMVLPLEQMLRGQAGASSDSGNKDTSLIRLNPAPSTSGNNAGSKPQNSGSVMDQRRANAQRDDTTRVGRQ from the coding sequence ATGGCGTGGAATCAGCCCGGTAATAACGGACAGGACCGCGACCCGTGGGGGAGCAGCAATAATAATGGCGGCAACTCTGGCGGTAACAAAGGCGGTCGTGATCAAGGGCCACCTGATTTAGACGATATCTTCCGCAAGCTGAGCAAGAAATTGAGCGGCCTGGGCGGAGGCAAAGGCTCTAACGGCAATAGCGGCGGCAGCGGCGCGGGCTTCAGCGGCCGTATCATCGGCATCGCGGCGGTTGCTGTGGTGGTGATTTGGGCGGCCAGCGGCTTCTATACCATTAAAGAAGCTGAACGCGGCGTGGTCACGCGCTTCGGCAAGTTCAGCCATCTGGTGCAGCCGGGTCTGAACTGGAAGCCGACCTTTATTGATGAAGTGCGTCCGGTGAACGTGGAATCGGTGCGCGAACTGGCGGCATCCGGCGTGATGCTGACCTCCGATGAGAACGTGGTGCGGGTCGAGATGAACGTGCAGTATCGCGTGACCGATCCGGAAGCCTACCTGTTCAGCGTGGTGAACGCTGACGACAGCCTGAGCCAGGCGACCGACAGTGCCCTGCGCGGCGTGATCGGCAAGTATTCCATGGACCGCATCCTGACTGAAGGACGTACCGTGGTGCGTAACGATACCCAACGCATGCTGGAAGAGACCGTGCGTCCGTACAAAATGGGCATCACGCTGCTGGACGTCAACTTCCAGGCGGCGCGTCCGCCGGAAGAGGTGAAGGCGTCGTTCGATGATGCCATCGCCGCACGTGAGAACGAGCAGCAGTACATCCGTGAAGCGGAAGCCTACGCCAACGAAGTTCAGCCGCGTGCGAACGGTCAGGCGCAGCGTCTGTTGGAAGACGCCAAGGCGTATAAAGACCGTACCGTCCTGGAAGCTCAGGGTGAGGTGGCGCGCTTTGCCAAACTGTTGCCGGAATACAAGTCCGCGCCGGAAATTACCCGTGAGCGCTTGTATATCGAAACCATGGAAAAAGTCCTGAGCCATACCCGCAAGGTGCTGGTGAATGACAAAGGCAACAACCTGATGGTGCTGCCACTGGAGCAGATGCTGCGCGGCCAGGCCGGCGCATCCAGCGACAGCGGCAACAAAGATACCAGCCTGATTCGTCTCAACCCTGCGCCGTCGACTTCCGGCAACAACGCCGGCAGCAAACCGCAGAACAGCGGTTCGGTTATGGACCAACGCCGGGCGAATGCGCAGCGTGACGATACCACTCGCGTAGGGAGACAATAA
- the miaA gene encoding tRNA (adenosine(37)-N6)-dimethylallyltransferase MiaA, translating into MTETAITPRPPAIFIMGPTASGKTALAMALREQLPVELISVDSALIYRGMDIGTAKPSAEELAQAPHRLIDIRDPSEAYSAADFRADALKEMAEITAAGRIPLLVGGTMLYFKALLEGLSPLPSADAVVRERIEQQAAEQGWEALHQQLQQIDPVAALRIHPNDPQRLTRALEVFFISGKTLTELTKISGESLPYHVHQFAIAPNSRELLHQRIELRFHQMLAAGFETEARALFARGDLHTDLPSIRCVGYRQMWSYLSGEISYDEMVYRGICATRQLAKRQMTWLRGWESVRWLDSEKPGEALASVTQVVSA; encoded by the coding sequence ATGACTGAAACAGCAATAACGCCGCGGCCTCCGGCGATTTTTATCATGGGGCCGACAGCGTCGGGCAAGACCGCGTTGGCGATGGCGCTGCGTGAGCAACTGCCGGTAGAGCTGATTAGCGTCGATTCGGCGCTGATTTATCGCGGGATGGATATCGGCACCGCCAAGCCGAGCGCCGAAGAACTGGCGCAGGCGCCGCATCGGCTGATAGATATCCGCGATCCCTCCGAGGCATATTCCGCCGCGGACTTTCGCGCCGACGCGCTGAAAGAGATGGCCGAGATTACCGCCGCCGGGCGCATTCCGCTGCTGGTGGGTGGCACCATGCTGTATTTCAAGGCGTTGCTGGAGGGGCTTTCCCCGCTGCCGTCCGCTGATGCGGTGGTGCGCGAACGTATTGAACAGCAGGCGGCGGAGCAAGGTTGGGAGGCGCTGCACCAGCAGTTACAGCAGATAGATCCGGTAGCGGCGTTAAGAATTCATCCGAATGATCCGCAGAGACTGACCAGAGCACTGGAAGTTTTTTTTATTTCGGGTAAAACTTTAACGGAACTGACTAAAATTTCGGGTGAATCGTTGCCGTATCATGTTCACCAATTTGCGATAGCGCCGAACAGCCGTGAGTTGTTGCATCAACGCATTGAGCTGCGGTTCCATCAAATGTTGGCGGCAGGTTTTGAGACGGAAGCGCGCGCACTTTTCGCGCGGGGTGATTTGCATACGGATTTGCCTTCCATTCGCTGTGTCGGTTACCGCCAGATGTGGTCATATTTGTCTGGCGAAATTAGTTACGATGAAATGGTTTATCGTGGTATTTGCGCAACGCGTCAGTTGGCCAAACGTCAAATGACCTGGTTACGGGGCTGGGAGTCAGTCCGCTGGCTGGACAGCGAAAAGCCGGGAGAGGCTTTGGCGTCGGTGACACAGGTTGTTAGTGCATAG
- a CDS encoding adenylosuccinate synthase has product MGKNVVVLGTQWGDEGKGKVVDLLTERAKYVVRYQGGHNAGHTLVINGEKTVLHLIPSGILRENVTSIIGNGVVLAPDALMKEMGELEARGVPVRERLLLSEACPLILPYHVALDVAREKARGAKAIGTTGRGIGPAYEDKVARRGLRVGDLFDKESFAVKLKEIIEYHNFQLVNYYKAEPVDFQSTLDYVMSIADILTAMVVDVSELLDGARKRGDLIMFEGAQGTLLDIDHGTYPYVTSSNTTAGGVATGSGIGPRYVDYVLGIVKAYSTRVGAGPFPTELFDETGEYLCKQGNEFGATTGRRRRTGWLDAVAVRRAVQINSLSGFCLTKLDVLDGLKEVKICVGYRMPDGREMTTTPLAAEGWEGIEPIYESMPGWSETTFGVKEYSKLPQAALNYIKRLEELTGVPVDIISTGPDRSETMVLRDPFDA; this is encoded by the coding sequence ATGGGTAAGAACGTCGTCGTACTGGGCACCCAATGGGGTGACGAAGGTAAGGGCAAGGTCGTAGACCTGCTGACTGAACGGGCTAAATATGTTGTGCGCTACCAAGGTGGCCATAACGCTGGCCACACTCTGGTTATCAACGGTGAAAAAACCGTTCTTCATTTGATTCCCTCTGGCATCCTGCGTGAAAACGTCACCAGCATCATCGGCAACGGTGTTGTACTGGCGCCTGACGCGCTGATGAAAGAAATGGGCGAACTTGAAGCGCGCGGCGTCCCGGTACGCGAGCGTCTGTTGTTGTCCGAAGCCTGTCCGCTGATCCTGCCTTACCACGTTGCGCTGGATGTGGCCCGTGAAAAAGCGCGCGGCGCGAAAGCCATCGGCACCACCGGTCGCGGCATTGGCCCGGCTTATGAAGATAAAGTCGCCCGTCGCGGTCTGCGCGTTGGCGATCTGTTCGATAAAGAGTCTTTCGCGGTTAAGCTGAAAGAGATCATCGAATACCACAACTTCCAGTTGGTTAACTACTACAAAGCCGAACCGGTCGACTTCCAGTCTACGCTGGACTACGTGATGTCCATCGCCGACATCCTGACCGCGATGGTGGTTGACGTGTCCGAACTGCTGGACGGCGCGCGCAAGCGTGGCGATCTGATCATGTTCGAAGGCGCGCAGGGTACGCTGCTGGATATCGACCACGGTACCTATCCGTACGTCACCTCGTCCAACACCACCGCTGGCGGCGTTGCCACCGGTTCCGGCATTGGCCCGCGTTATGTCGACTACGTGCTGGGCATCGTGAAAGCCTACTCGACCCGCGTTGGCGCAGGTCCGTTCCCGACCGAACTGTTTGACGAAACCGGCGAGTACCTGTGCAAGCAGGGCAACGAATTCGGCGCCACCACCGGTCGTCGTCGTCGTACCGGCTGGCTGGATGCGGTTGCCGTGCGTCGTGCGGTGCAGATCAACTCCCTGTCCGGCTTCTGCCTGACCAAACTGGACGTGCTGGACGGCCTGAAAGAAGTGAAAATTTGCGTGGGCTACCGCATGCCGGACGGCCGCGAAATGACCACCACGCCGCTGGCGGCTGAAGGTTGGGAAGGTATTGAACCGATCTACGAAAGCATGCCGGGCTGGAGCGAAACCACCTTTGGTGTGAAAGAGTACAGCAAACTGCCGCAGGCGGCGCTGAACTACATCAAGCGTCTTGAAGAGCTGACCGGCGTACCGGTAGACATTATCTCTACCGGCCCGGACCGTAGCGAAACCATGGTTCTGCGCGACCCGTTCGACGCATAA
- the hflC gene encoding protease modulator HflC has protein sequence MRKSFVVILLVVLVALYASLFVVQEGQRGIVLRFGKVLRDDENKPLIYEPGLHFKIPFIESVKNLDARIQTMENQADRFVTSEKKDLIVDSYLKWRISDFSRYYLATGGGDVSQAEVLLKRKFSDRLRSEIGRLDVKDIVTDSRGKLMSDVRDALNTGTLNNGEELPKTEADDAIASAAARVERETTGKQPQVNPNSMAALGIEVVDVRIKQINLPAEVSDAIYQRMRAEREAVARRLRSQGQEEAEKLRASADYEVTRTLAEAERQARITRGEGDAEAAKLFANAFSQDPNFYAFIRSLRAYEASFKENQDVMVLSPDSDFFRYMKSPDSSRK, from the coding sequence ATGCGTAAGTCTTTTGTAGTTATCCTCCTCGTGGTGCTGGTAGCGCTTTATGCTTCACTGTTTGTGGTGCAGGAAGGCCAGCGCGGCATCGTTCTGCGCTTCGGCAAGGTACTGCGTGATGACGAAAACAAACCGCTGATTTATGAGCCGGGCCTGCACTTCAAGATCCCGTTTATTGAATCGGTGAAAAATCTGGATGCGCGTATTCAGACCATGGAGAACCAGGCCGATCGCTTCGTGACCAGCGAGAAGAAAGACCTGATCGTTGACTCCTACCTGAAGTGGCGCATCAGCGACTTCAGCCGTTACTATCTGGCGACCGGCGGCGGCGACGTCTCCCAGGCCGAGGTGCTGCTGAAGCGTAAGTTCAGTGACCGTCTGCGTTCTGAAATCGGTCGTCTGGATGTGAAAGACATCGTGACCGACTCACGCGGCAAGCTGATGTCCGACGTGCGTGATGCGTTGAACACCGGTACGCTGAACAACGGCGAAGAGTTGCCGAAGACCGAAGCCGATGACGCTATCGCCTCTGCGGCGGCGCGTGTTGAGCGTGAAACCACCGGCAAACAGCCGCAGGTGAATCCGAACAGCATGGCGGCGCTGGGTATTGAAGTGGTTGACGTGCGTATCAAGCAGATCAACCTGCCGGCGGAAGTGTCCGATGCCATTTACCAGCGTATGCGCGCGGAGCGTGAAGCGGTAGCACGTCGTCTGCGTTCGCAGGGCCAGGAAGAAGCCGAGAAGCTGCGTGCCAGCGCGGACTACGAGGTAACGCGTACGTTGGCGGAAGCCGAGCGTCAGGCGCGTATCACCCGCGGTGAAGGGGATGCCGAAGCGGCCAAACTGTTCGCCAATGCGTTCAGCCAGGATCCTAACTTCTATGCCTTTATCCGTAGCCTGCGTGCTTATGAAGCCAGCTTCAAAGAGAACCAGGACGTGATGGTGCTTAGCCCGGACAGCGATTTCTTCCGCTATATGAAATCGCCGGATTCGTCGCGTAAATAA
- the hflX gene encoding ribosome rescue GTPase HflX → MFDRYEAGEQAVLVHIYFSQDKDTEDLSEFESLVSSAGVQALQVVTGSRKAPHPKYFVGEGKAEEIADAVKASGASVVLFDHALSPAQERNLERLCECRVIDRTGLILDIFAQRARTHEGKLQVELAQLRHIATRLVRGWTHLERQKGGIGLRGPGETQLETDRRLLRDRISLILRRLERVEKQREQGRRARTRADVPTVSLVGYTNAGKSTLFNRMTSAEVYAADQLFATLDPTLRRIDVADVGDTVLADTVGFIRHLPHDLVAAFKATLQETRQASLLLHVIDAADSRVDENMEAVNSVLTEIESDEIPTLLVMNKIDMLDDFVPRIDRNDENLPIRVWLSAVSGEGIPLLYQALTERLSGEIAHHELRLPPRAGRLRSRFYQLQAIEKEWNEEDGSIGMVVRMPIVEWRRLCKQEHDLINFIV, encoded by the coding sequence TTGTTTGACCGTTATGAAGCCGGTGAGCAGGCCGTACTGGTTCATATCTATTTCTCGCAGGACAAAGATACGGAAGATCTCAGCGAATTCGAGTCGCTGGTCTCTTCAGCCGGTGTTCAGGCTTTGCAAGTGGTGACTGGCAGCCGCAAAGCCCCGCACCCGAAGTACTTTGTCGGTGAAGGAAAGGCCGAAGAAATTGCAGATGCGGTGAAAGCCAGCGGCGCGTCTGTTGTCCTGTTTGATCATGCCCTTTCCCCGGCGCAGGAAAGAAACCTTGAGCGTCTGTGTGAATGCCGGGTTATCGACCGCACCGGGTTGATTCTAGACATCTTTGCCCAGCGCGCCCGTACTCATGAAGGCAAGCTGCAGGTAGAGCTGGCGCAGTTGCGCCATATCGCCACGCGTTTGGTGCGCGGTTGGACGCACCTGGAGCGCCAGAAAGGGGGGATCGGCCTGCGCGGGCCGGGGGAAACCCAATTAGAGACCGACCGTCGTTTGTTGCGCGATCGTATCAGCTTGATTCTGCGCCGCCTGGAGCGGGTAGAGAAGCAGCGTGAACAAGGCCGACGGGCGCGTACCCGCGCCGACGTGCCGACCGTCTCACTGGTCGGCTATACCAACGCCGGCAAGTCCACCCTGTTCAACCGTATGACATCCGCCGAGGTTTACGCGGCGGATCAGCTGTTTGCCACGCTGGATCCCACCTTGCGACGCATCGACGTCGCAGACGTCGGCGATACGGTGTTGGCGGATACCGTAGGGTTTATTCGACATCTTCCGCACGACCTGGTCGCCGCCTTTAAGGCGACGCTGCAGGAAACGCGGCAGGCATCGTTGCTGCTGCATGTGATCGACGCCGCAGATAGCCGCGTTGACGAGAACATGGAAGCCGTAAACAGCGTGCTGACAGAGATCGAGTCGGACGAGATACCTACACTGTTGGTGATGAACAAAATAGATATGCTGGATGATTTTGTTCCGCGTATCGACCGCAACGATGAAAATTTACCGATCCGCGTGTGGCTGTCCGCCGTCAGCGGGGAAGGTATTCCGTTGTTGTATCAGGCGTTGACGGAGCGCTTATCGGGGGAAATCGCGCATCATGAGCTGCGCTTACCGCCACGGGCAGGCCGTCTTCGTAGCCGTTTTTACCAGCTTCAGGCAATCGAAAAAGAGTGGAACGAAGAAGACGGCAGCATTGGCATGGTGGTGCGTATGCCGATAGTGGAGTGGCGTCGCCTGTGTAAACAGGAACACGATCTGATTAACTTTATAGTATGA